The nucleotide window TGGCGCAACAAGGCCAGCCAAGCCTATCTATCGACATCGCCGTTGCAATAGGGTGGCGCATTTGAAAAATGATTTGACCACTGAAATTCTCAGCGAAATCGGCAATATAGTTTTTTACGTAAAAGAATTTAAATATTTGCCGATCATAAACAAAATTATAAGGTGGCTGCCAAAACTTCCATTGCGTGTTGTAAACGATCTGCCCGGATTCAATATCTCGGTAGTAATCTAATAATTGGCGTTTTTCGCTGTCATTCAAATCGACAAAAAACCCGTCTTGGGCTTGCGGTAAACGATGACGATACGGATTATGATTTAAGGTGACATCAAAAATCTCAACGCTGCGTTTGGTTCTAGGTTCCGCTGATAACAATTCAATTAGCCAAGTCGATCCACCACGGCGATTTGAAAACAACAAAATATTTTCTTTGTCGCTTTGTTGGCGCAGATGCAAGCGGCCCAAACTATTATTGGCAATATGACGCAATTGGGATTTAATGGCGTATTTCATGCTCATCTTAATGCACGTTCCTTGTTACGTTGAAAATTGATACCTACATCGTCACTGGACGAGACAGTTGACTTGTTGTTACAACGGCTTTGAGAAAATAAATCCGTGAGGTAGCTACCGCCATTGAAACGCGCCAACAAGTGTAAATTTACCAACAACCAATACACCTCATAATCTGCATCATGGTTGAGTTGCGAATAATCAACATGCAAGCTATCGAGGATAGTTTCAGCCTCGCATGCCAGAGACTTTAACGGACCTTTTATCCATTGCCTGGCGGGTACGGGGAAGCCTAACTTTTGTTGATAAAGCCAATCGCGAGGATAATATTGACTCGCTAAGTGTCGTAAAATGGGTTTAGCCCACTTACCGCCGAAATACTGCTTATCGGTTAACGACAACGAGATGTTGTATACCTGTTGGTCCATAAATGGCGAAATAATTTGCCTATTGCTAAGCTCAGCGATGGCCTCAGTTTCGTCATAATGCTGAGCCACCTCATTGTCGATTGCAAAATTCATGACGCCGATACGAGCCCCATCTTCAGCCAAGCTGACGCAATCTATTTTATCCATATTACTGATTGATTCTGGGCATTGAGAATGCCAGAAATCCAACGAATGTTGTTTAAACTGGATGGCAAAACTGCGTAACAAAATACACTTTTCAGAGCTTTGTAATGCCTCTCGAATAAACTTAAATTTCCCCGACTGGGCTAAGCCAAGTTTTTCAATAAGATATGCACACTGTTTTGGTAGACGGCGTTTTAGCATTAACCTGGTTTTCGCTTTCTTTACCGCGTTCGATCCCATCACCGTATCAGCCGCTTCACCGTAAACAATGCCGGTATATTGCTTTGGTATGGCTTTGAGCATGGCCATCATCACCAAGGAACTGTAATGCCTTAATGGTTTGCGATAATGCTTGAGAATGGTCGTCAGATCTTGCTCAATGTCTTTCTCATCGATATCAACCACCAAATGTGGCAACTTTAAGGCGCCGGCAAATTTTGCAGCCATGGCCAATTCGCCGGGGTAATTGTTATAACGGGCTGAGACTAAAATACAGTCATCAAACACCTTTTTGGACATCGCAGCCAATAGCGAACTATCCACGCCACCGCTGAGCAAAATTGCCACTTTGCGGTGCTGTTTTTTGGCGTTCAGTAAATTATTGAATAACGCTTGCTCCGTACGTTGGCATTGCTGTTCAAAATTGGTTTGACTGAGCGCGGTATGATTCCAATCGTATTGCGACACCTGTTGCTGATGTTTTTCTATAACCGCATAGCTTCGTGTTGGTAAGCGATCAATATGCAAATAATAACCTTGGTACCAAGTCTCCAACCTAAATCGGGTACATTGCTGCCAACCTTGCTGGCTGAACTGCAAATCACCGACCGGAAAATTTTGTAAATGACTGGTGAGCTGCAATTGTTGCTTAACTTGGCGCCAATACATACCTTTGCCGCGATAGCGATCAACAAATAAGTAGACCTTGCCTTGGCTAATGATTGCACCGCAAAAATGACCGTCTAAATTGCATAACTTAGTAAATTGTCGAGCTTGCATGTCGGCACGCAGCTCTTCTAGGGCGCATCCCCAGAAATAACCAAATAACAGCAGACGATCACCATTGTCTAAGGTTTCATCCAACCAATGTTGACTGCTGTCAGCGACATCAACTTGCGCCGATTGTGGCCAAGCAAGTGGATCGCTGTTCATATCTAATTGCAGGTTAAAGCCGAACATTATCCCCCCTGCTAAACTTTCGGGTTAACGCCAAAAAGGAGCGCTTAAGTTGCACGCAACCAACCACCATGGCGGGCCAAGGATCGCGCCAGCTAAAATAGATAAAAAAGTAACGACTACCTAAGGTGCGCCAATACGCTTTGCATATGTCGGCAAAGCTCTGTCCATCTCGGTAGCGCGAATATAAATCTTCGTAAAAACTCAAAAAGTAACAGCCATTTTGCTGTTGGTAAGACGGCACAGGTAAATTCAAGGCAACCTGATACGACGCGAATACGTTGTTGATGCCGCACTGACTATCAAAATAATTGCACATGCCAAGCCGCGGATTGAGTTCAATGTATTTATATTTGCCATCACTGGCATCAAACTTAAACTCCACCATAACCGGTCCAACGAGACGGCAACCGACACCGAGCTTATATACCTGCTCTATGATGTCTTCGTTATAATCGCTGCGTGCATGACAGGTGACGCCATAATGCGGTGGCGATAACTGCAAGCGTTGAAATGTAAAATAACTGACCAGTTGATGTTGTCGGTCGAAAACACAATTGCATACCCATTGGCTGTCGTCATCGCCAGCAATAACGTGTTGGCCAATAAACATATCCAATTGACTCGCGTATTGCTGGTAAAACTCTTGCAACTCGGCAAGGCTGTTAACCACCAAATTTTTGCGGGCAAAAACGTTGTGCTGGTGGCTACGCGGTTTGATTATAATCGGCAATTGGCATTGCTCTACCAAAGCCTCAGCGGTGTCAGGTAAATGCGTCATCGATACTGGCAAATTGACAAACGCTTGTACCTTTAATACTTCTTCGCGCTTATCGATAAAGTCGCCATTTTTATACTCTGACGGCAAGGCATACTTAAACTTTTGCGACAATACCTGCTGATGACGTTCAATAAAATTAACGTACCAATCGGAGGTAGGAATCAGCACCTGATTTTTACCGGGCCAGCTGCGCAGCAGCGACATCAACTCGCTTTCGTTGTCATGATTAAAGCGTTGTTTGTTGACAGGGATACGGGAATACCAGCTGACATCATCATGGCTATCAACGATAACATCACAGCTAATGCCTGCTTTTTGCAGGCTGCGCAAAGCCCCAAGACCATTAGGTCCCGTCGCTAGGATCAATGCTTTAGCTGCCTTTACCATACAATACAATTCAGTTTTAAAGTGGAAAGATCACCCTCATCAAAGCAGTAGCGATTGATACTGTAACGTTCTGAAATAAAGCGATTTTTGCCTTTTTCATTGTTAAACGCTAATGAGTATCCCGCGACTTTTGCATTGTCGAGAGTGTGCTGATCGAAACAGTGATAACGCCCCACTGGGTACGCCAGATATTTAATCGGTTGATTAAGTTGCTGCTCAAGAACTTGTTTAGATAGAGTCAATTCATGCAGTTGTTGCTCTGTGCTCATGCGCGCCAAAATATTATGAGTTTTGGCGTGCGAACCGATGTCCATGCCCATATCTTTTAACTGGTGAATATCCTGCCAGTTCATAAATAACGAGTTACTTTGTTGCGCTAATTGCGCCCGCGCCTGAGGAAACTGCTCGCGCATGTCGTCAAGAATCTGCACCAGAGTGTGATTGTTGTCTCGCTTACTGGTAAATATGACTTGCGCGATTTGTTTTTCAATGGTGTTCGGTTGCAGATTGATGTCTTGCCCGGTGCTCAAGCTTTTAAATACCCGACCAGTTGACTGGCGCAACAAAAATGCCATTTCATCCCACCACGGAATGCGTTCACTGCCAACAAAATCAGTGGTAATGAAAAATGCTGCAGGTAATTGATATTTAACTAATAACGGCGCGGCTTTATCAATGCAGTCTTTGTAGCCATCGTCAAAGGTAATGACGGCTAAACGTTTATTGATAGGTTGCTGTTCATCAAGAATTTGCGATAACGTCGCAACATCGACCACGTCAAAACTGGCTTTTAGTAGCAATAGGAATTGTTCAAATTGGTCGACACCACAGGAAAAAATATTACGGTCAAACTGACAACTATGGCGATCGCCAATACGATGCAAATTAAACACATAAATGCCGTTCGGCAAAAACTTGAACAGCAGGTTTTCCAGCTTCAAAGTGCGAATTAAGCGACTTTTTAAGCGCAGTATCGAATCCTTCACTACGCCTCCTTCACCGCCACCGAGCGAAATGAAGGTTTATTTAATTCATAATCCCGAAACTGATTCGGGTTACCTTGTTCACCGGCTTCCGCTGCTTTAGCAATATTGTACATCTCTCTGGCACTAACGTAGTGCAACAGGTAGTTTTCACCATCGTTATAGGTTTGCTCTAAATAGTCATGCATTTCATCACGAGCACGACCAAGTAGCGTCTCCATATCATCGTCTTGCGTGCCATGGGTGTGCACTTTGACAAAAATCCACTCCGGTCGTCCTTTAACATGAATATGTGAATTTACCCACAAATCGACCCGCGCTGGAATTGGTGGCAATTTCTTTCTGACATCGCCATTTTCAATATGAGGCACACCTTTGCGCCCCGGCATTTTAAAATTAAAGCCAAGAGGCCCCTGAATAAGCATCAAGTCACCGCTGGCAGCAACATTGGTTTGTACATCCACTCCCCAATCATGGTTCTTGCGCTTGCCAGGTACATTGCTGGCATAATAAATCGAGTTTACTTTGCGGGTTTGTGTCTCACTTGGTGCAGACGGCAAGGTCATATCAACATAGCAACCGGTTTCTTTAAGCAGTTGCAATTCATTATCGAGCCCACACCACATGCAATCTGAACGGGAATTATCTAAGGCCCAGTTACCATGAATAAACGCATACTTTATTTGTTCCGTTTGCGAACAATAGGGCAATGCGCCGTGTTCATAATGTAGGGTATGAGCAAATTCTCGCATGGTTTGGCAAAAGTTATCCGGCGTATCATTGTCGTGATGCAAATGAATTTCGATTTCGCCAAAACCTTCGGCACACAATGCGGATAATTTCGCCAAGTGCTCATAACGGTATTCTTCAGCGGGATAAAAAAAGCTGTGTTTAGGCACACAACCGTCACTGTCTTTATGTTTGCTTGCCATCACGCGATAGTCTTTACACCAGCGATCAACGCGGCGTCGCTCGACGTTAATATCATCGGTACGCCACATAGGTTCAAAATGATCGGCAAAACAAAACAACACGTGCTTGGTTCCGCTTACCTTTGGCTTGTTTAGCTTTGCACGCAAGAAAGATGGCAACCAAATATGCATATTCTTTTGATAAATGACCCGCAAAACCGCCACCGAGCCGAGTATCAGTAGTAATAGAACAACTAACATAAACATCTAGCTATCACCCCCTCTTGCGGTGCGCTGCCATTGGCCTTGCTTATTGCCAAGGCAGAACTGCCAAAAGCCTTTTAGCAGAGCCAAGTTCATTAATAGAAAAAATGCCGCTGTAGCCTGTAAACTGGCGACATAATTGTGATTTTGTAATTTGTGTATGGCATGCCAAGCAACGCCATAAAAGACGATTTGCGCTAATAAGGTGAACTGGAAAAAACCATGTTGTAGTAAAAATAAATTGCTGAATAACAACAACACCAGCATATGTGGAATAAACCAACGCACGACTTTATGCGACCAAAAACACCACGCCAAAATGCCATGTTCAGGGGCTAATGCCCAAAGGCACTGTTTTAACGCTTTGTAATTGCCTAAGCCAATACGGACACGACGGCCAAACTCATCGCCCAAAGATGGTGCCACTTCTTCTCGCGCACTTGCCAGCGTGCGATAGACAACTTTATAGCCCTGCTTTTTAATATTCATGACGATGGTAAAATCATCGACGACGGTGTCTTTGGGTAATGGTTGATACAACGATTTGCGCATTGCATAGATAGCACCATTGGCACCCAGTAAGGCACCCAATCGGGATTCATGAAATTTGAGAAAGTTCTCATAACGCCAATACATACCGTCTTGGTTTTGATTATCTTGCTTGTTATATAGATGCAGTTTGCCGCACACCGCACCAACACCGTCGACAAAGCCACTGACCAATTCGCTTACCGCATCAATGGCAAACTCGGTATTGGCGTCACTTAACACCACGATATCTTGCTCAACTTGTGCCATTAGATCGTTAAGCACACTTATTTTTCCGCGGTTTTCACTGAATGCAAACACCTGCAAACGCGGGTCATCTATTTGCGCCAGAATGTCATTGGTATTGTCGCTACTGCCATCAGAGCCAATATAAAAGTGCAATTGGCCTGGGTACTGCAATTGCTGTAAATTCTCA belongs to Thalassotalea sp. HSM 43 and includes:
- a CDS encoding asparagine synthetase B family protein → MFGFNLQLDMNSDPLAWPQSAQVDVADSSQHWLDETLDNGDRLLLFGYFWGCALEELRADMQARQFTKLCNLDGHFCGAIISQGKVYLFVDRYRGKGMYWRQVKQQLQLTSHLQNFPVGDLQFSQQGWQQCTRFRLETWYQGYYLHIDRLPTRSYAVIEKHQQQVSQYDWNHTALSQTNFEQQCQRTEQALFNNLLNAKKQHRKVAILLSGGVDSSLLAAMSKKVFDDCILVSARYNNYPGELAMAAKFAGALKLPHLVVDIDEKDIEQDLTTILKHYRKPLRHYSSLVMMAMLKAIPKQYTGIVYGEAADTVMGSNAVKKAKTRLMLKRRLPKQCAYLIEKLGLAQSGKFKFIREALQSSEKCILLRSFAIQFKQHSLDFWHSQCPESISNMDKIDCVSLAEDGARIGVMNFAIDNEVAQHYDETEAIAELSNRQIISPFMDQQVYNISLSLTDKQYFGGKWAKPILRHLASQYYPRDWLYQQKLGFPVPARQWIKGPLKSLACEAETILDSLHVDYSQLNHDADYEVYWLLVNLHLLARFNGGSYLTDLFSQSRCNNKSTVSSSDDVGINFQRNKERALR
- a CDS encoding polysaccharide deacetylase family protein, translating into MKDSILRLKSRLIRTLKLENLLFKFLPNGIYVFNLHRIGDRHSCQFDRNIFSCGVDQFEQFLLLLKASFDVVDVATLSQILDEQQPINKRLAVITFDDGYKDCIDKAAPLLVKYQLPAAFFITTDFVGSERIPWWDEMAFLLRQSTGRVFKSLSTGQDINLQPNTIEKQIAQVIFTSKRDNNHTLVQILDDMREQFPQARAQLAQQSNSLFMNWQDIHQLKDMGMDIGSHAKTHNILARMSTEQQLHELTLSKQVLEQQLNQPIKYLAYPVGRYHCFDQHTLDNAKVAGYSLAFNNEKGKNRFISERYSINRYCFDEGDLSTLKLNCIVW
- a CDS encoding glycosyltransferase family 2 protein; this translates as MTLVFFICLLLILYGYFIYPAVLYWLSQKYGEEPGSCSDYPDVAIVIAAFNEEQSIGQRIENLQQLQYPGQLHFYIGSDGSSDNTNDILAQIDDPRLQVFAFSENRGKISVLNDLMAQVEQDIVVLSDANTEFAIDAVSELVSGFVDGVGAVCGKLHLYNKQDNQNQDGMYWRYENFLKFHESRLGALLGANGAIYAMRKSLYQPLPKDTVVDDFTIVMNIKKQGYKVVYRTLASAREEVAPSLGDEFGRRVRIGLGNYKALKQCLWALAPEHGILAWCFWSHKVVRWFIPHMLVLLLFSNLFLLQHGFFQFTLLAQIVFYGVAWHAIHKLQNHNYVASLQATAAFFLLMNLALLKGFWQFCLGNKQGQWQRTARGGDS